One genomic segment of Caldimonas brevitalea includes these proteins:
- a CDS encoding lysophospholipid acyltransferase family protein translates to MHVLLTAWLYLLLLCLGLLSLSWNTVAFVLYPLLPRERGRVIGRAAIAYAYRWYWACARASGLMRIDASTLDALRDEPGGLIIAANHPTMLDALLIVARLPRSVCIMKASLMRNVFLGAGARLARYIRNDSPRKLVRRSIASLQEGGQLVLFPEGTRTERRPLNAFRPGITMIAHKARVPIQTVFIETDTPYLGKGWPIWRLPQLPIVFKVRLGQRFEPRADHAAALAELEDYFRRELSVVRPSEGARTAVHSTEEVTQ, encoded by the coding sequence ATGCACGTGCTGCTCACTGCCTGGCTGTACCTGCTGCTGCTGTGCCTGGGCCTGCTGTCGCTGAGCTGGAACACGGTGGCGTTCGTGCTGTATCCGTTGTTGCCGCGCGAACGTGGCCGGGTGATCGGCCGCGCCGCCATCGCCTACGCCTATCGCTGGTACTGGGCCTGCGCGCGGGCCAGCGGCCTGATGCGCATCGACGCGAGCACGCTCGACGCCTTGCGGGACGAGCCGGGCGGCTTGATCATCGCCGCCAACCACCCCACCATGCTCGATGCGCTGCTGATCGTGGCCCGCTTGCCGCGCAGCGTCTGCATCATGAAGGCCTCGCTGATGCGCAATGTGTTCCTGGGAGCGGGGGCGCGCCTGGCGCGCTACATCCGCAACGATTCGCCGCGCAAACTGGTGCGCCGCTCCATCGCGAGCCTGCAGGAGGGCGGCCAGCTGGTGTTGTTCCCCGAGGGCACGCGCACCGAGCGGCGGCCGCTGAACGCCTTCCGCCCCGGCATCACGATGATCGCCCACAAGGCCCGCGTCCCGATCCAGACCGTGTTCATCGAAACCGACACGCCCTACCTCGGCAAGGGCTGGCCGATCTGGCGCCTGCCGCAGTTGCCCATCGTCTTCAAGGTGCGGCTGGGGCAGCGCTTCGAGCCGCGTGCCGACCATGCAGCCGCCCTGGCCGAGCTGGAGGACTATTTCAGGCGGGAGCTGAGCGTGGTGCGGCCGTCCGAAGGCGCTCGCACCGCGGTGCACAGCACGGAGGAGGTGACGCAATGA
- a CDS encoding MipA/OmpV family protein yields MNRNPLLPLALALGLGWTGATWAAPTAEPVAPSDVVVSSDTTSPQPDRRRVARPLWELGLGVGGLSLPDYRGAAERSNHVLPVPYVAYRGEWLRADREGARAVLLDARNVEIDLSVNGSPPSRNRDDGARAGMDDLPATVEIGPNLNVTLWRSGSRGARLDLRLPVRTAITLERSPRSIGTVFTPNLNLDLDGVAGGWHVGLLGGPMFATRHYHQHFYGVDAADATAQRPAYRASGGFAGWQALASVSRRFERTWMGAFVRYDHLDGATFEDSPLVQRRQHFTAGIAVSWVFATSGEMVLVDD; encoded by the coding sequence ATGAACCGCAATCCTTTGCTCCCCCTGGCGCTGGCGCTGGGCCTCGGCTGGACGGGTGCCACGTGGGCGGCACCGACGGCCGAACCGGTGGCGCCGTCCGATGTGGTCGTGTCATCTGATACCACCAGCCCCCAGCCCGACCGCCGGCGCGTCGCGCGGCCCCTGTGGGAACTGGGCCTGGGCGTCGGCGGGCTGAGCCTGCCCGACTACCGGGGGGCGGCCGAGCGCAGCAACCACGTGTTGCCGGTGCCGTACGTGGCCTACCGTGGCGAATGGCTGCGCGCGGATCGCGAGGGCGCGCGAGCCGTGCTGCTGGATGCGCGCAATGTCGAGATCGATCTGAGCGTCAACGGTTCACCGCCGAGTCGCAACCGCGACGACGGTGCCCGGGCCGGCATGGACGACCTGCCCGCCACGGTCGAGATCGGTCCCAATCTGAACGTCACGCTGTGGCGCTCCGGGTCGCGCGGCGCGCGTCTGGACCTGCGCCTGCCGGTGCGCACCGCCATCACGCTCGAGCGCTCGCCGCGCAGCATCGGCACCGTGTTCACCCCCAACCTGAACCTCGACCTGGACGGTGTGGCCGGCGGCTGGCACGTGGGCCTGCTGGGCGGCCCGATGTTCGCGACGCGCCACTACCACCAACACTTCTACGGCGTCGACGCCGCGGACGCCACGGCACAACGCCCGGCCTATCGCGCCAGCGGTGGCTTCGCCGGCTGGCAGGCGCTGGCGTCCGTGTCGCGGCGCTTCGAGCGCACCTGGATGGGCGCCTTCGTGCGTTACGACCACCTCGACGGCGCCACCTTCGAAGACAGCCCGCTGGTGCAGCGGCGCCAGCACTTCACGGCCGGCATCGCCGTGTCGTGGGTGTTCGCCACCTCGGGCGAGATGGTCCTGGTCGACGACTGA
- a CDS encoding NAD(P)/FAD-dependent oxidoreductase: MESNTASQPSDTLSCEVLIVGGGPAGSTLATLLARQGRDVVVMEKAHHPRFHIGESLLPANVQLFDQLGLREEVERIGMAKWGVEFVSPQHQHRSYLEFGDAWDKSMPYAWQVRRSELDELLFRHATKTGARTLEGHRVRDVSFDDDGATVLVELDDGARQTWRTRFLVDASGRDTLLANHFKCKQKNPKHNSSALFGHFRGARRLEGKLEGNISILWFPHGWFWFIPLADGTTSVGAVCWPYYLKSRQKPLVEFFRDTIAMSPELADRLKDAELVDDQVHATGNYSYSASHCTGERYMMLGDAFAFIDPVFSSGVYLAMQSAFAGVEVVTTTLDRPREAAAARKRFESMMRFGPREFSWFIFRVTNPTMREFFMYPANPWRVKEALLSLLAGDIYGKTPIWGALRVLKGLYYMESLRNFGRTFRAWKQRRMNIRDVEVSSS, from the coding sequence ATGGAATCCAACACCGCATCCCAGCCTTCTGACACCTTGTCCTGCGAGGTGCTCATCGTTGGCGGTGGCCCCGCCGGTTCCACCCTTGCCACCTTGTTGGCGCGCCAAGGCCGCGACGTCGTGGTGATGGAGAAGGCACACCACCCGCGCTTCCACATCGGCGAATCGTTGCTGCCGGCCAACGTCCAGCTGTTCGATCAGCTCGGGCTGCGCGAGGAGGTGGAGCGCATCGGCATGGCCAAGTGGGGGGTCGAATTCGTCTCGCCGCAGCACCAGCACCGCAGTTACCTCGAATTTGGCGACGCCTGGGACAAATCCATGCCGTACGCCTGGCAGGTCCGCCGTTCGGAACTGGATGAACTGCTGTTCCGCCACGCGACGAAAACAGGCGCCCGCACGCTCGAAGGCCATCGCGTGCGCGATGTGAGCTTCGACGACGACGGTGCCACGGTGCTGGTGGAACTCGACGACGGCGCGCGCCAGACCTGGCGCACCCGCTTCCTCGTCGACGCTTCGGGCCGCGACACGCTGTTGGCCAACCACTTCAAGTGCAAGCAGAAGAACCCCAAGCACAACAGCTCGGCGCTGTTCGGGCACTTCCGCGGCGCGCGCCGGCTCGAGGGCAAGCTCGAAGGCAACATCAGCATCTTGTGGTTTCCGCACGGCTGGTTCTGGTTCATTCCGCTCGCCGACGGCACCACCAGCGTCGGGGCGGTCTGCTGGCCCTACTACCTGAAGTCGCGCCAGAAGCCGCTGGTCGAGTTCTTCCGCGACACCATCGCGATGAGCCCCGAGCTGGCCGACCGCCTGAAAGACGCGGAGCTGGTCGACGACCAGGTGCACGCCACCGGCAACTATTCCTACAGCGCCAGCCATTGCACCGGCGAGCGTTACATGATGCTGGGCGACGCCTTCGCCTTCATCGACCCGGTGTTCTCGTCCGGCGTCTACCTCGCGATGCAAAGCGCCTTTGCCGGCGTGGAGGTGGTCACCACCACGCTGGACCGCCCGCGTGAAGCGGCGGCCGCGCGCAAACGCTTCGAGTCGATGATGCGATTCGGGCCGCGCGAATTCTCGTGGTTCATCTTCCGCGTCACCAACCCGACGATGCGCGAGTTCTTCATGTACCCGGCCAATCCGTGGCGGGTCAAGGAGGCGCTGCTGTCGCTGCTGGCCGGCGACATCTATGGCAAGACGCCGATCTGGGGCGCGCTGCGGGTGCTCAAGGGCCTGTACTACATGGAATCGCTGCGCAATTTCGGGCGCACCTTCCGCGCCTGGAAGCAGCGCAGGATGAACATCCGCGACGTCGAGGTGAGCAGTTCGTGA
- a CDS encoding DUF2784 domain-containing protein, with amino-acid sequence MIYRLLADALVTAHLAFVVFVMLGGLLVWRWPRLAWLHLPAVAWGIWIEFSAGICPLTPFENRLRALGGEAGYQGSFVEHYLMPILYPVGLTASIQAWLGAVVLVVNLFAYALVLSRHRRRRS; translated from the coding sequence ATGATTTATCGCCTGCTCGCCGACGCGCTGGTCACTGCCCATCTCGCCTTTGTCGTGTTCGTGATGCTCGGCGGGCTGCTGGTGTGGCGGTGGCCACGGCTGGCGTGGTTGCATCTGCCGGCCGTCGCCTGGGGCATCTGGATCGAGTTCAGCGCCGGCATCTGCCCCCTCACGCCGTTCGAGAACCGGTTGCGGGCATTGGGGGGCGAGGCGGGGTACCAGGGGTCGTTCGTCGAGCACTACCTGATGCCCATCCTCTACCCGGTCGGGCTGACCGCCTCGATCCAGGCCTGGCTCGGGGCGGTCGTGCTGGTCGTGAACCTTTTCGCATATGCATTAGTTCTTTCACGACACCGCCGACGCCGCAGCTGA
- a CDS encoding YkgJ family cysteine cluster protein, producing MSTTLTAAPSPANPCVRCGACCASFRVDFAREELDEAGGHVPAGLTVDVTEHTCRMRGTDHARPRCAALVGTVGQQAHCGIYEWRPSPCREFAPWAPAGVGDDACTRARARHGLPPL from the coding sequence ATGAGCACCACCCTCACCGCCGCCCCCTCTCCTGCCAATCCCTGCGTGCGCTGTGGCGCCTGCTGCGCCAGCTTTCGCGTCGACTTCGCGCGCGAAGAACTCGACGAAGCCGGCGGCCATGTGCCGGCCGGCTTGACCGTCGACGTGACCGAGCACACCTGCCGCATGCGCGGCACCGACCACGCACGCCCGCGATGCGCGGCCCTCGTCGGCACGGTGGGGCAGCAGGCGCACTGCGGCATCTACGAATGGCGCCCGTCGCCTTGCCGGGAATTCGCCCCCTGGGCGCCGGCCGGCGTGGGCGACGACGCCTGCACGAGGGCGCGGGCACGCCACGGTTTGCCACCGCTGTAG
- the kynB gene encoding arylformamidase, whose product MKRLWDISPPLAAGSPVFPGDTPYRQQWTATMGPGCPVNVSQITTSPHAGAHADAPLHYAEGAAAIGAVDLHPYLGPCRVVHCIGVRPLLRIEHLAAACDDDTLPPRVLVRTFQQAPVQHWVDDFAAFAPETLEWLADRGVQLVGLDTASVDPADSKTLDAHQVLRLRDLRVLENLVLDAVPAGDYELIALPLKLVEADASPVRAVLREL is encoded by the coding sequence ATGAAACGCCTGTGGGACATCTCGCCGCCTCTGGCGGCCGGCAGCCCGGTCTTTCCCGGCGACACGCCGTATCGGCAGCAATGGACAGCCACGATGGGGCCAGGCTGCCCGGTCAACGTGAGCCAGATCACCACGTCGCCCCACGCTGGCGCGCACGCCGATGCTCCGCTGCACTATGCCGAGGGCGCGGCGGCCATCGGCGCGGTCGACCTGCATCCCTATCTCGGCCCCTGCCGGGTCGTGCATTGCATCGGCGTGCGGCCGCTGTTGCGCATCGAGCATCTCGCCGCCGCCTGTGACGACGACACCTTGCCACCCCGGGTGCTGGTGCGCACCTTCCAACAGGCGCCGGTGCAGCACTGGGTCGACGACTTCGCCGCCTTTGCGCCCGAGACGCTGGAGTGGCTGGCCGACCGCGGTGTGCAACTGGTGGGGCTGGACACGGCCTCGGTCGACCCGGCCGACAGCAAGACGCTCGACGCGCACCAGGTGCTGCGTCTTCGCGACCTGCGCGTGCTCGAGAACCTGGTGCTCGACGCTGTGCCCGCCGGCGACTATGAACTGATCGCGCTGCCGCTCAAGCTGGTCGAGGCCGACGCCAGCCCGGTACGCGCGGTGCTGCGAGAGCTTTGA
- the kynU gene encoding kynureninase — translation MTSREDCLARDQADPLACLRGLFDLPDGTLYLDGNSLGVLPKATAARVQEVVRHEWGVDLIKSWNSAGWMDLPRRVGDKIAQLIGAGPGEVVVADSTSVNLYKVLMAAARLQQERSHERRVIVSERSNFPTDLYIAQGVCEPLGWELRLLDAHELEAGFAPDTAILLLTHVNYRTGRMHDMAHLTRLAHECGALAVWDLAHSAGAVPVDLTACEADYAVGCGYKYLNGGPGAPAFVWAHPRHADRFAQPLSGWLGHVAPFEFSPHYTPAPGIARYLCGTPPVLSLAALECGVDTVLAAEPHGGLSALRAKSLALSELFVQLVDTRCAGHGLTVVSPRDAGRRGSQVCLSRAEGGYAVVQALIARGVIGDFRAGDSRTPDILRFGLTPLYTRYVDVWDAVEHLRQVLQDGEWQRPEFHRRQAVT, via the coding sequence ATGACGAGTCGTGAAGACTGCCTGGCGCGAGACCAGGCCGACCCCCTGGCGTGTTTGCGCGGGTTGTTCGACCTGCCCGACGGCACGCTGTACCTCGACGGCAATTCGCTGGGTGTGCTGCCGAAGGCGACAGCGGCGCGGGTGCAGGAGGTGGTGCGACACGAATGGGGTGTCGACCTGATCAAGAGCTGGAACAGCGCCGGCTGGATGGACCTGCCGCGCCGCGTGGGCGACAAGATCGCGCAGCTGATCGGCGCCGGGCCCGGCGAGGTGGTGGTGGCCGACTCGACCTCGGTCAACCTCTACAAGGTGCTGATGGCGGCCGCGCGCCTGCAGCAGGAACGCTCGCACGAGCGCCGCGTGATCGTCTCCGAGCGCAGCAACTTCCCCACCGACCTCTACATCGCACAAGGCGTGTGCGAACCGTTGGGCTGGGAGTTGCGACTGCTCGACGCGCACGAGCTCGAAGCCGGTTTTGCGCCGGACACCGCGATCCTGCTGCTGACCCACGTCAACTACCGCACCGGTCGTATGCACGACATGGCCCACCTGACGCGGTTGGCACACGAGTGTGGCGCTCTGGCCGTGTGGGACCTGGCGCATTCGGCCGGCGCGGTGCCGGTCGACCTGACGGCATGCGAGGCCGACTATGCAGTGGGCTGCGGCTACAAATACCTGAACGGCGGCCCCGGCGCACCGGCCTTCGTCTGGGCCCATCCGCGACATGCCGACCGCTTCGCGCAGCCGTTGTCCGGCTGGCTCGGGCATGTGGCGCCGTTCGAGTTCTCGCCGCACTACACGCCGGCGCCCGGCATCGCGCGGTATCTGTGCGGCACACCGCCGGTGCTCTCGTTGGCCGCGTTGGAGTGCGGCGTGGACACGGTGCTGGCCGCCGAGCCACACGGCGGGTTGTCGGCCTTGAGGGCCAAGTCGCTGGCCTTGAGCGAGCTGTTCGTGCAGCTGGTCGACACGCGCTGCGCCGGGCACGGGCTCACGGTGGTGTCGCCGCGCGACGCAGGACGGCGGGGCAGCCAGGTTTGTTTGAGCCGTGCTGAGGGTGGCTACGCGGTCGTCCAGGCCCTGATCGCCCGCGGCGTGATCGGCGACTTTCGCGCCGGCGACAGCCGCACGCCCGACATCCTGCGGTTCGGCTTGACACCGCTCTACACACGTTATGTGGACGTGTGGGACGCAGTCGAACACCTGCGCCAGGTGCTGCAGGACGGCGAATGGCAACGGCCCGAGTTCCACCGGCGCCAGGCGGTGACGTAA
- the kynA gene encoding tryptophan 2,3-dioxygenase, protein MEPQQPPPATPEQIVHAEQARLDFAREMSYGDYLRLDEVLSAQHPLSPDHNEMLFIVQHQTSELWMKLLLHELRAAIEHVAHDELPPAFKMLARVSKIMEQLVHAWDVLATMTPPEYSAIRPYLSNSSGFQSWQYRCIEFLLGNKNAAMLKPHAHKAERLAEVEQAFRSPSLYDESLRLLQRRGLPVPASHLERDWTQPYVESAAVEQAWLQVYRDPRRYWDLYQLGEELTDVEDAFRLWRFRHVTTVERVIGFKRGTGGTSGVGYLRKMLEVVLFPEIWRLRTDL, encoded by the coding sequence ATGGAACCACAACAGCCCCCACCCGCCACGCCCGAGCAGATCGTCCATGCCGAACAGGCGCGGCTCGATTTCGCACGCGAGATGAGCTACGGCGATTACCTCCGCCTCGACGAAGTGTTGAGTGCGCAGCACCCGCTTTCGCCGGACCACAACGAGATGCTGTTCATCGTGCAGCACCAGACCAGCGAACTGTGGATGAAGCTGCTGCTGCACGAACTGCGCGCCGCGATCGAGCATGTGGCACACGACGAGTTGCCGCCGGCCTTCAAGATGCTCGCCCGCGTGAGCAAGATCATGGAGCAGCTGGTGCATGCCTGGGATGTGCTGGCGACGATGACACCGCCGGAGTACTCGGCGATCCGGCCCTATCTGTCGAACTCGAGCGGCTTCCAGAGCTGGCAGTACCGCTGCATCGAATTCCTGCTGGGCAACAAGAACGCCGCGATGTTGAAGCCGCACGCGCACAAGGCCGAGCGACTGGCCGAGGTCGAGCAGGCGTTTCGCTCACCGTCGCTGTACGACGAGTCGTTGCGGCTGCTGCAGCGGCGGGGTCTGCCGGTGCCAGCCAGCCATCTCGAACGCGACTGGACCCAGCCGTATGTCGAGAGCGCGGCGGTCGAGCAGGCCTGGCTGCAGGTGTATCGCGACCCGCGGCGTTATTGGGACCTGTACCAGCTGGGCGAAGAGCTGACCGACGTCGAGGACGCGTTCCGGTTGTGGCGCTTCCGGCACGTGACGACGGTGGAGCGGGTGATTGGGTTCAAGCGCGGGACCGGGGGGACGTCGGGGGTGGGGTATCTGCGGAAGATGTTGGAGGTGGTGTTGTTTCCGGAGATATGGCGGTTGAGGACGGATTTGTAG
- a CDS encoding pyrimidine/purine nucleoside phosphorylase produces the protein MSQQIANVAVNTQANVYFDGKCISHTITLQDGTRKSVGVILPSTLTFNTGAPEVMETVAGACEVKLAGQNNWTRYAAGQRFDVPANSSFEIKVEGEPYHYICHFG, from the coding sequence ATGAGCCAACAGATCGCCAACGTCGCCGTCAACACGCAGGCCAACGTCTATTTCGACGGCAAGTGCATCTCGCACACCATCACCTTGCAGGACGGCACCCGCAAGAGCGTCGGTGTGATCCTGCCGTCGACCCTGACCTTCAACACCGGCGCACCGGAAGTGATGGAGACCGTGGCAGGCGCTTGCGAAGTGAAGCTTGCAGGTCAAAACAACTGGACGCGTTATGCGGCAGGTCAGCGCTTCGACGTGCCGGCCAACTCGAGCTTCGAGATCAAGGTGGAAGGCGAGCCCTACCACTACATCTGCCACTTCGGTTGA
- a CDS encoding CsgG/HfaB family protein, which produces MEAVSKTVVGGVADVVMHRPWVRSAGAVAAALALAGCMATSPTMGDSRAKTVATGATAGSTAENANSEMERCSESLGTVALVEDQGSSWYSEMRSHRLQSTIPVLRMLVQQSNCFVVVERGQAMHNMRQERGLQDSGELREGSNFAKGQMVAADYTMSPSVTFSQKDTGGLGGLVGGRVGTVAALVGGQMKFNEASTMLTLIDNRSGVQLAAAEGSSRNTDFGLLAGAFRGTAVGASAYGNTPQGKVVIAAFADSYNQMVRAVRNYRAQEVRGGLGTGGRLGVQGGTTPASKNR; this is translated from the coding sequence ATGGAAGCGGTGTCCAAAACGGTAGTGGGTGGTGTGGCAGATGTCGTGATGCATCGGCCTTGGGTGCGCAGCGCAGGTGCGGTTGCGGCGGCGCTGGCGCTGGCCGGTTGCATGGCCACCAGCCCGACGATGGGCGACAGCCGGGCCAAGACGGTGGCCACCGGCGCCACGGCCGGCTCGACGGCCGAAAACGCCAATTCCGAGATGGAGCGCTGCAGCGAGTCGCTCGGGACGGTGGCCTTGGTGGAAGACCAGGGATCGTCCTGGTACAGCGAAATGCGCAGCCATCGCCTGCAATCCACCATCCCGGTGCTGCGCATGCTGGTGCAGCAGTCCAATTGTTTCGTGGTGGTCGAGCGCGGCCAGGCGATGCACAACATGCGCCAGGAGCGGGGCCTGCAAGACAGCGGCGAACTGCGCGAGGGCAGCAACTTCGCCAAGGGCCAGATGGTCGCCGCGGACTACACGATGAGCCCGAGCGTCACCTTCAGCCAGAAAGACACCGGCGGCCTCGGCGGCCTGGTGGGCGGGCGTGTCGGCACGGTCGCGGCGCTGGTGGGCGGCCAGATGAAGTTCAACGAAGCGTCGACCATGCTCACCCTGATCGACAACCGCTCGGGCGTGCAGTTGGCTGCCGCCGAGGGCAGTTCGCGCAACACCGACTTCGGTCTGCTGGCGGGTGCCTTCAGGGGCACTGCGGTGGGCGCCAGTGCTTATGGCAACACGCCGCAGGGCAAGGTCGTGATCGCCGCCTTTGCGGATTCGTACAACCAGATGGTGCGGGCGGTGCGCAACTACAGGGCGCAGGAAGTGCGCGGTGGTCTGGGCACCGGCGGTCGCCTCGGTGTGCAGGGCGGCACGACGCCGGCCTCCAAGAACCGCTGA
- the murB gene encoding UDP-N-acetylmuramate dehydrogenase, which produces MQIETGVSLKPYNTFGLPAVAQTLVRIEADADVRRVLGDATLGRAPKFVLGGGSNIVLTRDVSQLVLKVEVPGRRVVDERADAWIVEAGGGENWHDFVTWTLDQGLPGLENLALIPGTVGASPVQNIGAYGVELKDRFDTLDAVDLITGRSVRLDASMCRFGYRDSIFKQALAGKSLITRVRFRLPKPWQPVLGYLDLERKMAETGQHQPTARQVYDWICEIRRAKLPDWTVMGNAGSFFKNPVVTEDQCRDIIGRDPEIVHYPMPDGTYKLAAGWLIDACGWKGKSIGRAGVYEKQALVLINRGGAIGAEVVTLARAIQESVYGRFGIRLEPEPLVI; this is translated from the coding sequence ATGCAAATCGAGACGGGCGTCAGCCTCAAACCGTATAACACCTTCGGCCTGCCGGCGGTGGCCCAGACCCTGGTGCGCATCGAGGCCGACGCCGACGTGCGCCGTGTGCTCGGCGATGCCACCCTGGGCCGGGCGCCGAAGTTCGTGCTGGGGGGCGGCAGCAACATCGTGCTGACGCGCGACGTGAGCCAGTTGGTGCTAAAGGTCGAGGTGCCGGGCCGGCGGGTGGTCGACGAGCGCGCCGACGCCTGGATCGTCGAGGCCGGCGGCGGCGAGAACTGGCACGATTTCGTCACCTGGACGCTCGACCAGGGCCTGCCCGGGCTGGAAAACCTGGCGCTGATCCCCGGCACAGTGGGCGCCTCGCCGGTGCAGAACATCGGCGCTTACGGCGTGGAGCTGAAAGACCGATTCGATACGCTGGACGCGGTCGACCTGATCACTGGCCGCAGCGTCCGGCTGGACGCCTCGATGTGTCGCTTTGGTTACCGCGACAGCATCTTCAAGCAGGCGCTGGCCGGCAAGAGCCTGATCACGCGGGTGCGTTTTCGGCTGCCCAAGCCGTGGCAGCCGGTGCTGGGCTACCTCGACCTGGAGCGCAAGATGGCCGAGACCGGGCAGCACCAGCCGACGGCACGCCAGGTCTACGACTGGATCTGCGAGATCCGCCGCGCCAAGCTGCCCGACTGGACCGTGATGGGCAACGCCGGCAGTTTCTTCAAAAACCCGGTGGTGACCGAAGATCAGTGCCGCGACATCATCGGCCGCGACCCGGAGATCGTGCACTACCCGATGCCCGACGGCACTTACAAGCTCGCCGCCGGCTGGTTGATCGACGCCTGCGGTTGGAAAGGCAAGAGCATCGGCCGCGCCGGCGTCTACGAGAAGCAGGCGCTGGTGCTGATCAACCGGGGCGGGGCCATCGGCGCCGAGGTGGTGACGCTGGCGCGCGCCATCCAGGAAAGTGTGTACGGGCGCTTCGGCATTCGGCTGGAACCGGAGCCGCTGGTGATCTGA
- a CDS encoding YajQ family cyclic di-GMP-binding protein — protein MPSFDTVLEPNLVEVRNAVDQSNKEIGTRFDFKGTDARIELKDKELTLYGDSDFQLGQVLDVLTVKMTKRSVDARFLDIGKIEKIGGDKVKQVIKVKAGIESELAKKIQQLIKASKIKVQASIQGDAVRISGTKRDDLQAAIALLRKDVTEVPLTFNNFRD, from the coding sequence ATGCCCAGCTTCGATACCGTCCTCGAACCCAACCTCGTCGAAGTGCGCAACGCCGTCGACCAGAGCAACAAGGAAATCGGCACCCGCTTCGATTTCAAGGGCACCGACGCCCGCATCGAACTCAAGGACAAGGAACTGACACTCTACGGCGACAGCGACTTCCAGCTCGGCCAGGTGCTCGACGTCCTGACCGTCAAAATGACCAAACGCAGTGTCGACGCACGTTTTCTCGACATCGGCAAGATCGAGAAAATCGGCGGCGACAAGGTCAAGCAGGTGATCAAGGTCAAGGCCGGCATCGAGTCCGAGCTGGCCAAGAAGATCCAGCAGCTGATCAAGGCCAGCAAAATCAAGGTGCAGGCCAGCATCCAGGGTGACGCCGTGCGCATCAGCGGCACCAAGCGGGACGACCTCCAGGCCGCGATCGCGCTGCTGCGCAAAGACGTCACCGAAGTGCCGCTGACGTTCAACAACTTCCGCGATTGA
- a CDS encoding retropepsin-like aspartic protease family protein yields MKFFRCGLAVMTALLCQTGLAQTVALTGSLGSNKALLMINGTPRTLAVGASADGVRLVSLSGGQAVVEVGGQKQTLALGGSPVSLGGRGGSGGGTRIVLTAGAGGHFVTQGQINGRSARFLVDTGATSVSMAVSDAERLGVKYQDGQPIYLNTANGVVQGYLVSLHSVRVGDVELYNVQGVVAAREMPYILLGNSFLNRFQMKRENDQLTLDKRF; encoded by the coding sequence ATGAAGTTCTTTCGCTGCGGCCTGGCCGTGATGACGGCACTGCTGTGCCAAACCGGGCTTGCCCAGACCGTCGCGCTGACCGGCAGCCTGGGCAGCAACAAGGCCTTGCTGATGATCAACGGCACGCCACGCACGCTGGCCGTGGGCGCCAGCGCCGACGGCGTGCGCCTGGTCAGCCTGAGCGGCGGGCAGGCGGTGGTCGAAGTGGGCGGTCAGAAGCAGACCCTCGCGCTCGGCGGGTCGCCTGTCAGCCTGGGCGGTCGCGGCGGCAGCGGGGGCGGCACCCGCATCGTGCTGACCGCCGGCGCCGGGGGCCATTTCGTCACACAGGGCCAGATCAACGGGCGCAGCGCGCGCTTCCTGGTCGACACCGGCGCCACCTCGGTGTCGATGGCGGTCAGCGACGCCGAGCGCCTGGGCGTCAAGTACCAGGACGGCCAGCCCATCTACCTGAACACCGCGAACGGCGTGGTGCAGGGCTATCTGGTGTCGCTGCATTCGGTGCGCGTGGGCGACGTCGAGCTGTACAACGTACAGGGTGTGGTGGCGGCACGCGAGATGCCCTACATCCTGTTGGGCAACAGCTTCCTCAACCGCTTCCAGATGAAGCGCGAGAACGACCAGTTGACCCTCGACAAGCGTTTCTGA